From Plasmodium relictum strain SGS1 genome assembly, chromosome: 8, the proteins below share one genomic window:
- a CDS encoding golgi organization and biogenesis factor, putative has translation MKNVLVRTCSKNDPSKISENEKLEHILKKNLCLSKNLFLGNDNLTPYNYNIRVYDPNINDRLKIIENNDDNELKELKEISTLAVSDEKKTKNYEEMYKENDINERKKNLRENVIKKLTSIKMNINMRELDEYSSVKKLYVSKIDKKDLQKKKGKGGGKKKKSIINSIINDTMTNDIIIQNFDNANIKIPNLYRNDDEKSILPTVDQKKREINNIVNNEPIINKSDESVLSSDILKNIKTLDIYKKIKKPKWHFPYKLFRVILGHSGWVNCVDVDVSNEWFATGANDRLIKIWDLATCKLKLTLTGHINSIRDIKISKRNPYLFSCGEDNRVKCWDLEYNKVIRDYHGHLSGVYCLSLHPSLDILMSGGRDAVVRVWDIRTKSSVFVLSGHTGTIMSLCSQSVEPQIISGSQDKMIRLWDLNNGKCRIALTHHKKSIRSLSIHPFEYSFCSCATDNVKVWCGSDAEFDRNITGFNSIINCSLIKQDSYFSDSSILILGSNNGQLHFYDWTSGYKYDTLTNKVVPGTVECENSTLAMAFDKSESRLITTHGDKSIKIWKENEDATPENFPIRWNPYENYKF, from the exons GTAGCAAAAATGATCCTAGTAAAATtagtgaaaatgaaaaattggaacatattttaaaaaaaaatctatgtttatcaaaaaatttgtttctaggaaatgataatttaacaccatataattataatatacgTGTATATGACCCCAACATTAATGACAggttaaaaataatagaaaataatgatgataatgaactaaaagaattaaaagaaatatcaACCTTAGCTGTATCcgatgaaaaaaaaacaaaaaattatgaagagatgtataaagaaaatgatataaatgaaagaaaaaaaaatttacgagaaaatgttattaaaaaattaacatccattaaaatgaatattaatATGAGAGAGTTGGATGAATACTCTTcagtaaaaaaattatatgtatcaaaaattgataaaaaagatttgcaaaagaaaaaaggaaaggggggggggaaaaaaaaaaaatcaattatAAACAGCATAATAAATGACACAATGACAAATGACATTATTATACAGAATTTTGATAATGCCAATATAAAAATACCTAATTTGTATAGAAATGATGatgaaaaaagtattttaccTACTGTAGATCAAAAGAAAAGAGAGATAAATAATATAGTAAATAATGAGccaattataaataaatcagACGAAAGTGTATTAAGTAgtgatatattaaaaaatataaaaacgttagatatctataaaaaaattaaaaagccCAAATGGCATTTTccttataaattatttagagTAATATTAGGTCATTCGGGATGGGTAAATTGTGTTGACGTTGATGTAAGTAATGAATGGTTTGCAACTGGAGCGAATGACagattaattaaaatttggGATTTGGCTACatgtaaattaaaattaaccTTAACAGGCCACATTAATAGTATAAGggatataaaaatttcaaaaagaaATCCATATTTATTTAGTTGCGGTGAAGATAATAGAGTAAAATGCTGGGATTTAGAATATAATAAGGTAATAAGAGATTATCATGGACATTTATCAGGTGTATATTGTTTGTCTTTGCATCCTTCGTTAGATATACTAATGAGTGGAGGAAGAGACGCTGTTGTAAGAGTATGGGATATTAGGACAAAAAGTTCTGTTTTTGTATTATCAGGTCATACAGGTACAATTATGTCCTTGTGCTCCCAATCAGTTGAACCCCAGATTATATCAGGGTCTCAAGATAAAATGATAAGATTGTGGGACCTGAATAATGGAAAATGCAGAATAGCTTTAACACAccataaaaaaagtataagaTCATTATCTATTCATCCTTTTGAATATAGTTTTTGCAGTTGTGCAACAGATAATGTAAAAGTATGGTGTGGATCAGATGCTGAATTTGATAGGAATATTACAGGGTTTAATTCAATTATTAATTGTAGTTTAATTAAACAAGATTCTTACTTTAGCGATTCTTCTATTTTAATATTGGGAAGTAATAATGGGCAATTGCATTTTTATGATTGGACAAGTGGCTATAAATATGATACATTAACTAATAAAGTAGTTCCTGGAACAGTTGAATGTGAAAATTCTACATTGGCTATGGCATTTGATAAAAGTGAAAGTAGATTAATAACAACTCATGGAGATAAATCCATTAAA atTTGGAAGGAAAATGAAGATGCAACACCAGAAAATTTTCCTATAAGATGGAACCCctatgaaaattataaattttag